From one Bos taurus isolate L1 Dominette 01449 registration number 42190680 breed Hereford chromosome 24, ARS-UCD2.0, whole genome shotgun sequence genomic stretch:
- the TWSG1 gene encoding twisted gastrulation protein homolog 1 precursor, with translation MKSPSVVMLTLTVLVFLTWVPMSLSCNKALCASDVSKCLIQELCQCRPGEGNCSCCKECMLCLGTLWDECCDCVGMCNPRNYSDTPPTSKSTVEELHEPIPSLFRALTEGDTQLNWNIVSFPVAEELSHHENLVSFLETVNQPHHQNVSVPSNNVHAPYSSDKEHMCTVVYFDDCMSIHQCKISCESMGASKYRWFHNACCECIGPECIDYGSKTVKCMNCMF, from the exons ATGAAGTCACCCTCTGTTGTTATGCTTACTCTCACCGTTCTGGTGTTCCTGACATGGGTCCCTATGTCACTGAGTTGTAACAAAGCACTCTGTGCCAGTGATGTGAGCAAATGCCTCATTCAG GAGCTCTGCCAGTgccgccctggagaaggaaactgctcCTGCTGTAAGGAGTGCATGCTGTGTCTTGGGACCCTCTGGGATGAGTGCTGTGACTGTGTTG GTATGTGTAATCCTCGAAACTATAGTGACACGCCACCAACTTCGAAGAGCACAGTGGAGGAGCTTCACGAGcccatcccttccctcttccGAGCGCTCACAGAAGGAGACACCCAGCTGAACTGGAACATCGTCTCCTTCCCTGTTGCAGAAGAGCTCTCACATCATGAGAACCTGGTTTCATTTTTAGAAACCGTGAACCAACCCCACCACCAGAACGTGTCTGTTCCCAGTAACAACGTCCACGCTCCATATTCTAGTGACAAAG AACACATGTGTACTGTGGTTTACTTTGATGACTGCATGTCCATACATCAGTGTAAAATATCCTGTGAGTCCATGGGTGCTTCCAAGTATCGCTGGTTCCACAATGCCTGCTGCGAGTGCATTGGTCCAGAGTGTATCGACTATGGTAGCAAAACTGTCAAATGTATGAACTGCATGTTTTAA